Within the Myxococcus virescens genome, the region GCTCAAGTCCGCGCACTTGCCTCCCGCATGCGCCACCACCACCACCACCTCCGCGCCGCGCGCGCGCAGGGAACGGGACGCTTCCAGCGCGGCGGGCGCCAGGGGCAGGAAACGCAGGGACGACACGTTGGCGGGATTGGTGACCTTGGGGGTGTCCTCCGTGGAGAGCCCGATGATGCCCACCTTCACGCCCTTGACCTTCATCAGGTACGTGCCGTCATTGCCCGTCCAGGCGGGGCGCGCGCCGGTGGAGGCGTCGCGGAGGTTCGCCGACAACATGGGGAATCGCGCCTGGCCGATGCGCGCCTTGAGCGCCCCCAGCGCGTCATCCCCGGGCCGCTGCGCCATGGACCCCGGCCCCACGGGGCCATAGTCGAACTCGTGGTTGCCAATGGCGGCCGCGTCCACCCCCAAGTGGTTGTACACGTCGATGACGACGGCCCCTTCCGTGAGGTTGGAAGGCAGCGTGCCCTGGAACATGTCGCCCGCGTCCAGCAGCACCACGCCGCCCGGGTTGGCCGCGCGCAAACGCGCCACATAGGCCGCGAGCGTGGCGGCGCCGCCCTCCTCCACCACCTGACCGTCCTTCAGTGGCGTGCGATGGGGCTCCACCTGTCCATGGAAGTCGTTGATGCCCACCAGGGTGATGCGGATGGGCTCCGGCGGCGCGCCGCGGGTCCAGACGCCGGAGCACGCGGTGGTGGCCCCGCACGCCAACGCGAGGGCGATGAGTCGAGAGAAACGCATGAGGGCGCGCACTTCAGCGCGGCGCGCGCCCGCTGGCAACGCGCTTCAGTCGCGACGGCGACGCCCCACCCGCACCAGGGCGAGCAACGCGAACGCGGCGGTGGCCGGCACGGAGGCCGAAGCACACGAGCAGCCCGACTCGTCGGGAGGATTGCCCGGGCTTGGCGCGGGCCCCGGCCCCCCGGAGCCACCTCCGTCCCCCGGGCCACCGCCCGTGCCCCCGTCCGTCCCCCCGTCCGAATCGAACCGCGTGTCGATTCGCAGCGCGGGGTCGAAGGCCTCGGCGACCGCCGGCCAGCGCGCGTACAGGAAGCGCTGCGGGTTGGAGAGCGCGTCACTGCCCACGAAGAGCCCGTCGGGATACGTCGTGCCCAGCGACGACGCGGTGACGGCGAGGGCCACCGGGTCATTCGCCCGGATGACGCCCCCATCCGCGTCCGCCAGCCGGAACGAGCCCACGAGGGTCCTCGCGCGCCGCTCATAGACGGCGAACGCATCCGCGCCCGTGTCCGCGACCAGGATGTACCCTTCGCCATTGCGCGCACGGTACAGCGCGACCCGGCCCACATTGGCGGAGAGCCCGCCCGAGCCCTGGATGGAGAGCTGCTCTCCAGTGACGCCCGCGTCCGCTGCCGCCGGATAGCGCCACAGGCCCTGCCCCTGCTGGGTGACGAACAGGGAGTCGGACGCCTCGTCCACGGCC harbors:
- a CDS encoding myxosortase-dependent phytase-like phosphatase; protein product: MRNPTPLALAALLLGTPVSAQVVVSPTAQSEPAPSITGGVLQDVALWVSPGAPSSSLFLTAYNSPNSGLVTFGLGGEQLDAELADGPMSAVAVRDGFPLSGVQQTLVVAASINFNGLAAYTVDPDRADRVERIGAAGFLTGTQFSAVALYQNEDSGRFYVFAGTSTGVLQQYELAGDTGRVTATLVRTLTTTGPIAGLAVDEASDSLFVTQQGQGLWRYPAAADAGVTGEQLSIQGSGGLSANVGRVALYRARNGEGYILVADTGADAFAVYERRARTLVGSFRLADADGGVIRANDPVALAVTASSLGTTYPDGLFVGSDALSNPQRFLYARWPAVAEAFDPALRIDTRFDSDGGTDGGTGGGPGDGGGSGGPGPAPSPGNPPDESGCSCASASVPATAAFALLALVRVGRRRRD